The following nucleotide sequence is from Drosophila takahashii strain IR98-3 E-12201 chromosome 3L, DtakHiC1v2, whole genome shotgun sequence.
tagtgataaaattattaacaCAGGCAATGTTTATAAGACAATATTTGACGTGAAGACCTctttaatacatttaaatttttaattaaaaaaaaccatctTGTGTcttaagaaaatgaaaatttccatatattcataaaaatttaaagaggCGTTTAGCTATATTTTAGTTAGCAAAGTTATTTATaacaaatgattaaattaaaaatgtgtaagCTGCTTACTTTTCCCCAGAAACTGATTACTTCAAGTGGAGACGTCAAGGATCGCAGTAAGATTCAAATTGAGATATCTAGCTAATGTCGTGTTGCCGAAATGAATACCGAGATACCAGGGAAACACCACTGAGTGATCAATAAGAGCCGTGACATTCTCCGCCTCCTCGCCGTacttggaaattaaaaaacaattatagACAAAGAAGGTTCACAATCAGCAGCTGATAATCCGAATACCGCCAGAGCTGTcatgtcaaataaaaaaaatatagaaaatatctCAAGTTATACATAGACCAGTCCGCTGACCAGGTTTCGATTAGTGCTTATAAGTCAGTCCATTTCGGCCCCGTCCGCTAGTTTCACTTTCGACGTCCAACGCTGTCGAGCCGGGAGCTAAACCAAAAATTAAGGATGAAAGGTGCGTGGTTTACCCCAGACCTTAGAATTTTATCTAGTTTTAATTTCGATACGGGCTTATCGGgctgacaattttttaattacccgCTCTGTCGTGCCGCGAGTGGGCCAACTATAAAAACGCAGAGGCCTCCATTGATTGGGTTAGTAACGAAATCGGAACGTTCGCTTCAGTCGTCTACCAAGCGAATTAGTCCAGAATATATTACCATACCAAAATGGGAGGTACGTTGTCTCTAAAAGCGGATATTTCACTCTCAGTGTTTTCGGTGCAAATAATTCAAAACCTAGTTGAATATTCACTGCGcatcctttttatttaattataattacattaaactgatatttttaatattcataaattaaaatatttaaattttgtcatcGACTTGGAGATAaaagtgaatttttttaatttaaatatctgtTTCTACTTATATCAACAACACATTTTAATTACCGAGTGCTAACATTTTTTGGtcctatttaatttaatgtttttatttttaaacttctccaaaaatgtatccatatttcaaattatttaaatcaattaaattgaaatttttcttcatttgtttacttttgaaaaaaaaaacacatttctgTCTACAAAAATAAAGCCGTTTAAATACAACAATTCCCagtattttaagtttaatttttctatttcaacagttgataaaaatattaattaaaaatagacaaacaaaaaaattgttaaatactatTCATAAAATCCAAATTAAATCCACTCCTCACAGCTTTCAATGCAAGGATCGGTGTCCTGGCGGCCTGTCTTCTGATGGCGGCCCAGGCCAGCGGCTACACGATGGAGCAGATGTGCGCCCAGTGGTCGGGCGAGGGCTATGTGGGCAATCCGAGCAACTGCCGTGCCTGGGGCTACTGCAAGGGCCAGATGCTGGTTAGCTGGGGAACGTGTCCGGATGACTATATTTACAACTCGCAGACAGGCATATGTGCCGATGCCTCGACGACGATTTGCTCGACAAGTGCGACGAAGACCTGCGAATCGGCCGCCTCGCCCATGTACGTGGCCAATCCGatgaactgcaccgagtactGCTACTGCGATGGCAAGGGAGGCTTGGAGTACGGCGCCTGCCAGGAGGGCCTCTACAGTGCCAGCAGCATAAGCTGCATCTATGCCAACAGCTGTCCGCAGGACACCATCTGCCGGTTCATGCAGTCGAACATCTATGTCGGCGATCCGGACAACTGCGGCAGCTACATCGCCTGCCTCAATGGCTATGGAACCTCCGCCAAGTGTGCCGATAACCTGTTCTACAACGCGGCCACCGGTATGTGCCAGAAGGCCAGTGTAACCTGTAACGGCGACGATAGCAACAGTGGAAATGCCGGGCAGTTTACAGTTGGCTACACAAATTCATCTGGATGCCCTGCTGATTACTTCAAAGCCTCAGAGGAGATCACTGTGGACGGAGAAGTTCAGGACTATAAATACGTTTCTGATTGGACCACCTGCTATGGCTTCTACTACTGTGCAAATGCAGGAGCCACTGGTGTTTGGAACCAATGCCCCACTGGTACTCATTTTGACCCCACTAAGGGCGAGTGCGTTTCCCCGGCCGCCTATGCCTGTCCCCATAACCGATGTGGCAACATAAACAATCCATTCATGGCCGTGTCGGATACCACCTGCAACACCTACACGGTCTGCTCCACCGGAGCGACCGGAAATTGCCCCACCACCGCGCAGTTCTACGACGAGATTCACAATATCTGCACCACAAAAAATCCCGGTTACGCCGTTTGCGAAGCAGCTGCCTAAGATCCCCTTTAGCCACCTATATTTTCCGAATTACCTTGCAACAAGCATATGATGTAACATGAGCCCTATCCCTGTTTTTAACCCTACTCCTGCAAGGACTGCGGGACAAGCAatcaaaagaaattaataaaaaaaaacgtcgACTTTGACCAAtcgaaatttgtttaaaataaatttactgaTAAAGGgtttataaaactaatatttttcttaacggGAATACTTATGACGAAATCTTAAGATTTTATTGCAAATCTTATAAGAGACTTTTTCATAGGAGTCTATAATAGTTGGACAATAGTTGTTAGaaactaaaatgttttttgcttgactattttttaaggtttcctttattataaataattttgctCATAAGAATACCTAGAATCTGCATAATTAATCCCTAGCTATTCTTTTAGCTTTTGCAGATTCCGAGACTTCGGGACGAGACGGGAATTCAGAGTTCACTGATGCGAAAATCCGCCTAAATTGATCATTTATAATCAAATGCAGACAAGAATAAAACAAGAATTTCAAGATGtacatttttgtgatttttttgctAAATAAGTGCTATGACTAAATGATATCTAtatagtttagtttattaattCCAAACAAAATACCCCATGTACTTTTTTAAGATAAAGGCTAATGCTTCAATGGctgatacatatgtatatcaaCAAAAGATTGTAATCATTTTTCCTTGGAAGTTTCTAGAAAAGTAAACTTAATTGACGTCGGCATTtagatataattttaattttagtactTGAGCGATCAGATAATTTTGAGGGCCTTAGGATTTCTTGGTAAATTTGAGTGACGTCAACCTATTGTTATTTGTTTGTCTAAtagaataaaacaataaaacagaCCTTCAGTCCTAGAGATAAACATTGGCTAAACGTAAGGCAGATAAATTCTAACATGTATTCGATCATGGAAAAGGtagtaaaatttaataattgtgAAGGAAGTTGGGAAAAATGTTTAGAGAAACGataaatgttaataaattaGGGAGTTTAATCACAACTCTTTTCAGTGGTTCTCCGATGTTCGAGAACTGTCAATGGCATTGATGGGGATCTCACAGTGAGACATGCAATTTCCCTATCAATGGGGGGCCGTTGATCGGAGTGATATTGACGCCGAGATACCACCAGGAGTCTACACTTCTGCGAACGAGACAATTCCGATGTTATTGCCGTGTAATTTACATGCTCCCCCGCTATCGTAcatcaaaaaaccaacaaataaAATCGGTAAAAATCGAAAACGCGAGCACTATCTTTGACTTGTGATTGAGATAGCATGTGCATTTTGGAAATTGTTTTTCGCCGAACAAAACCGAGCAGAATGatcttttgcatatttaagGGCAGCAGCTTCCGAAGGTGCAGTATCATTTGTGTTGTGATTGCCGCCACCGACAGATCGCAACGGGAGGTTCCAGTTACCAGGATAAAAGTGAAACAAAGGATATACACCATGAATAAAggtatttggaaaaataaatcgaTCCATTAAATGAAAAGTCGCGAGTGTTAGGATCGTTAGATTTATCTGGAGAATTGATTTGCAGATTGCCGTTGAAGTTTTTGAAAGGTCGAAACCCTAAGTTATCTAAAATGGAGCTTCTTTTATGAAACAAGTcaatcatatttatattttggataatattataaattattaaaatattgaatattataaattattaaaataatcgtAATATTACGAATCCTTTCAGCTAGCGCTATCCTGTCGCTGCTGTTCGTGGCCAGCGCCTTGGGCGGCGTGATCGAGGACTTCGAGTACCTGTCGGTGGACGCGATGTGCGAGCTGTTGCCGCAGGACACGAGCTTCCTGCGACCGAATACCTGCGACAACTGGGTGCGCTGTGCCACCAACTACAGT
It contains:
- the LOC108067674 gene encoding peritrophin-44 translates to MGAFNARIGVLAACLLMAAQASGYTMEQMCAQWSGEGYVGNPSNCRAWGYCKGQMLVSWGTCPDDYIYNSQTGICADASTTICSTSATKTCESAASPMYVANPMNCTEYCYCDGKGGLEYGACQEGLYSASSISCIYANSCPQDTICRFMQSNIYVGDPDNCGSYIACLNGYGTSAKCADNLFYNAATGMCQKASVTCNGDDSNSGNAGQFTVGYTNSSGCPADYFKASEEITVDGEVQDYKYVSDWTTCYGFYYCANAGATGVWNQCPTGTHFDPTKGECVSPAAYACPHNRCGNINNPFMAVSDTTCNTYTVCSTGATGNCPTTAQFYDEIHNICTTKNPGYAVCEAAA